The Streptomyces luteogriseus genome includes a window with the following:
- a CDS encoding SGNH/GDSL hydrolase family protein, whose product MRKRGRRTRGVLAVVAAAALGVAGCDAVGGDSAAPPEKAKPSPKPTPLWDRSPGSVAAVGDSITRGFDACDVLSDCPEASWATGASPEVDSLAVRLLGRTGAAQRSWNYAVTGARMADLPGQMAQAVRRKPQLVTVMVGANDACRSTPSAMTPVSAFRADFEDSLRSLRKALPKAQVFVASVPNLKRLWSEGRSSPMGKQVWKLGICPSMLGDADALGSAATLRRDTVQKRVEDYNEVLAEVCAEDKRCRHDGGAVYDYRFGTTQLSRWDYFHPSVNGQARLAEIAYRTVTAKRPLT is encoded by the coding sequence ATGCGGAAGCGGGGCCGTCGTACACGGGGCGTGCTGGCCGTGGTCGCGGCGGCCGCGCTGGGTGTCGCGGGGTGTGATGCCGTGGGGGGTGATTCCGCCGCCCCGCCGGAGAAGGCGAAGCCGTCCCCGAAGCCCACGCCCCTGTGGGACCGCAGCCCGGGTTCCGTCGCGGCCGTCGGGGACTCCATCACACGGGGGTTCGACGCCTGTGACGTGCTGTCGGACTGTCCGGAGGCGTCCTGGGCGACCGGTGCCAGCCCCGAGGTCGACTCGCTCGCGGTGCGGCTGCTGGGGCGGACCGGGGCCGCTCAGCGCAGTTGGAACTACGCCGTGACCGGGGCGCGGATGGCCGACCTGCCCGGGCAGATGGCACAGGCGGTGCGGCGCAAGCCGCAGTTGGTGACGGTGATGGTGGGGGCGAACGACGCCTGCCGGTCCACGCCCTCGGCGATGACTCCGGTCTCCGCCTTCCGTGCCGACTTCGAGGACTCCCTGCGCTCCCTGCGCAAGGCCCTGCCCAAGGCGCAGGTGTTCGTGGCGAGCGTGCCCAACCTGAAGCGGCTGTGGTCCGAGGGCCGGAGCAGCCCGATGGGCAAGCAGGTGTGGAAGCTGGGCATCTGCCCGTCGATGCTGGGCGACGCGGACGCCCTGGGCTCGGCGGCGACCCTGCGGCGGGACACGGTGCAGAAGCGGGTGGAGGACTACAACGAGGTCCTCGCGGAGGTCTGCGCCGAGGACAAGCGGTGCCGCCACGACGGGGGCGCGGTGTACGACTACCGCTTCGGCACCACCCAGTTGAGCCGCTGGGACTACTTCCACCCCAGCGTGAACGGACAGGCCCGGCTGGCGGAGATCGCGTACCGCACCGTCACCGCGAAAAGGCCCCTGACTTAG